TAAGAACCATGGTTCCGCCCCACTTCCCTGAATAAATATTATCCAGAAAAAGCTCTTTCTGTTTTTCCGTGCCGAAAATTTCAACCAGCTTGCCTGCTCCGTGCCCAAGCATGAGGAATGCGGCAAGACTTGTGTTGGCGCCGTGAAACATTTCCATAACCGCAGTAGTTATTAGCTGTGGCATTCCCTGACCGTTTACCTTAATATCGTCGGACAGGGCAATCCACTCACCTTCCTTGATAAGTTTGTAAGCACGATGAAAGGATGCAGGAACTTTGACAAATCCATTTTCAAAGGTACATCCTTCCCGGTCGGAGTCAATATTGGTGGGCAGCAATTCTTTGATTGCCAAAGATCTCGCTTCTGCAAGAACCATGTCAAAGGTTTTGCGGTTAAGGTCATTAAACTGTTCACCTTTGGTTAATTGAATCATGTTTAACTGTTCGTGCAGGACAAATTGAACATCTTTTCGATCTGTTAATTGCTGTATCATAATTAATTTATAATTTCTTATGATTTTATATGAAAGTCTCTTAAACAGGCTACAATTACACAATTTGTATTTTATTATTGTGGCTTATGTCTGAGCCATAGCCACTATTTAGAGAGCATCTTCTTTTTTACGGAATGTTATTCTTTCCAGCTTATTTAATCCAAGAAAGAAAATACTGGTCGGGCAGCATCTCCGTTGGAATATTTATCTCCCGGGAATACACGATTTCCCATTTTAACTTCTTTCCCAATAAGCTCTATATTAGCCTTATCCGGATCTATATCGTATAGATTACCCATAATCCAGGGGCCTTCTGCCAATTTTACCAGAACAATAACATAAGGCACTTCATTTCCCCTGTTTTCAGCAGCAATATAAATAGTTGTATATGTCTGAATAGTCCCCGTTCCACTAAGATCAACTACTTCCAAATCAAGGGAGGAACACTCAGGACATCTCATTTGAGGAGGACAAGTTATTTTTCCACATTGTTTACATTTCAGTCCCAGAAGGGTATTTTTTTTTAATGCCTTATTGTATTGCCCGAATGTTAAAGGATATTCCATTATTATTTTCTCCTTATGTTATTCAGTCTTTAAAATTATATTACAAATTATGCCATCTCCACCCAAAGTATCTACAAGGCCGACATTAGCACCTTCAACCTGCCTTCCCTCATCAACAAGATCACCCCGAAGCTGCTTTACTATTTCTACTGTCTGGGATGCTCCTGTAGCTCCTATGGGATGTCCCTTTGACTTGAGCCCACCTGAAATATTAATGGGGATTTTACCTCCAATCCTGCTTTCCTCTCTTTCCCAGAGTTCACCACCCTTCCCAAATTCAGCAAATCCCAGACTCTCGGCGGCTATTATGCTGGCAATGCTGAAACAATCGTGGAGTTCACATACATCAATCTCTTCCGGACCGACTCCGGCCATGTCATATGCCTGTTTTATAGAAATATCCCTGGCTTTTAACCTGGGAATATCTTTATATTGGCTGCTTAACATGCCTGAAGAAGCCTGTCCTGTACCGGCAATATAAACCGGCTTGTCACAAAGATCTTTTGCCTTGTCCTCGGATGCAATGACAAGTGCTGCTGCGCCATCGGAAAAAGGACAACAATCAAGCAGGGTCAATGGAGACGCAACCATAAAACTGTTTTTTACTTGATCCGCAGTGATCTCTTTTTTGAATTGAGCATGGGAATTTTTCATACCATAAAAGTGAGACTGAACTGAAACTAAAGACATCTGCTCCCTGAGTCTTTCAAAAGGGACATTGTATTTTTTTATATACAAATTAGCCAACAGCCCGAAAAAACCGGGAAATGTGAGTCCCGCAGGAAATTCATAACGGGCATCGGTTCCCATGGCAAAAGTCCTTGTTGCCAGGGCGGTGCCCATAGCAGTAGCCTTTTCCGTCCCTCCCACCAGGACAACATCGTAAAACCCGGATGCTACCCACATATAGGCATCACGAATGGCAACTGTAGCCGAAGCACATGCCGCTTCAAAACGGGTAGCCGGAATGTTATGACATCCGAGAGCATCAGCAATATAAGACTGAATCATAATCTGCCCTTCAGAAAAATCACTTAACCCGTTACCGCAATATAAAGCCTGAATATCCTCTGGTTGAACTTTTGCTTCCTCCATGGCATCCGTTGCTGCCTCGCAAAATAGCTCCAACCCTGTTTTCGGGGAATCAAACCCAAAATCAGTGTGTCCTGTACCTATAACTGCTACTTTTCTCATTTTATCTCCTTAAAAATATAAAAAAGCGTATCAAACCAAAACGACTTCCGTCCTTTTAATTCATCCATACAACCAAAATTAATCAAACAATTGACTGCAAGGCCTGTGCCAAACAATAATTATCTTTTTAAATCCGTACCTTAAATTTTATAATGAAATAATCAATGTCCTTCATACAGGACAGTTGTTAGCTTAGCAGGACATGTGTCGTGTATAGAGGGCATACAAAAGAAATGATAAGCGTGGGTGATGGATTGAAGGTCGAAACCCGATAACACGGCTGCAAACATACCAAACTCTCTGGTTTTTAAGGTAGATTACAAAAGCTCTGTTTTTTTGAATAGAGCTCAGTAATGATGGTTTGGGCACCCTTTGAGAACTTATGACTCAAGAGTTAATAATAGCCTGTTTCTCCGATTAGGAACCTCAAGTAAATTTCATAATACTGCGTATTTCATGTTTTCGGAGTTGGGGGCATTACCAGAGCCTCTCCTTCCGCCACCAATTTTTGTTTCTGATTCAAAAATGTCAATTTCATCCTCACCCATTTTTTTTCTTCAAGTTTTTCTTTGACTTCAGCCGTTGCAGTAATGGTGTCCCCAATATAAACGGGTGCTCTGAATCTACTAAACAGTTCAAGTGCCACAGTACCGAGACCAGGAAGCTTTGTTCCCAAAACTGGTGCGATTAAACTCTGCGTGAGTGGGGCATGGGCAATTCGTGATTTAAAGGGAGTCTTACTAGCATATTCTTCATTAATATGCATAGGATTGAAATCACCACATATTCCTGCAAAAAGATAAATATCAGCTTCTGTGATTGTTTTACTGAAAGAGGCATTTTCTCCGATTTCAATATCGTTAAATGATTTTCCTATTTCAAACTGCATATTGCTTAACTCCTTTTACTGATAACAAATTATTGCCTATAATCATTTATGCACTTATGGTATGCTGTTGGAAAGAATCATTCTTCCGTTTTAGGAATACCTTAATCCGCGTTTTATCAGTTCATTACCAATCACAATTCGACGGATTTCAGAGGTTCCCGCACCGATTTCATATAGCTTGGCATCTCTGTAAAAACGATTGATTGGATAATCCAGTGTATATCCGTATCCTCCATGTATCTGAAGTGATTGATTAACCGCCCTGGAAACAGTTTCTGCTGTGAAAAGGATTGCCGCTGCTGCCACTTTGTGTACTTCGGTGCCTTTTCCTCCGTCCTTGGCTTTTCCGGCCATAACAGCGGCGCGGTAAACCATAAATCTCGCTGCTTCAAGTTCTGTGTACATATCGGCTAATTTTGCTTTGATTAATTGAAAATTACAGATGGGTTCACCAAACTGGTGCCGCTGTTTTGAATATTGCAGTGCAAGTTCCAATGCTGCTTCACCTATTCCAAGAGCCATGGCTGCAACTACTGCTCGTTCTACATCCAGTCCTCTCATCATCACTTTAATTCCTTCATTAATTTTCCCAAGAACATTTTCTTCCGGAACAAAACAGTCATTAAAAACCAGTTCGCCTGTGGGCGAACCCCTGTGTCCAATTTTTTCCAATTTTCCTGAAACGGAAAAACCTGAAAATTCTTTTTCAACAATAAAAGCTGTAATTCCTTTTGCTCCTTTTTCAGGATCAGTCTTGGCATAGACCAAGGCAATATCAGCGATAGGGGCATTCGTGATGAACATTTTACTTCCGTTTAGAATAAATCCATTCCCGTTTTTTACAGCAGTTGTTTTAATTCCAACTGCATCGGATCCCGCATCAGGCTCGGTCAGACCAAGGCACCCTATTAAGTCACCGGAACAAAGCCCCGGCAGATACCGGAGTTTTTGTCCTTCAGTAGCGTTCTTCTCCAGATTATGGGCGCAAAGGTTAACATGGGTACCATAGGAGAGTGCTACGGCAGGGGAAATCCTGCCCATCTGCTCCATTACAAGTGCACTGGTAAAAATATCATATTCAGATCCGCCATAAGCCTCAGGCAGAGTCAATCCCAGCAGCCCAAGATCGCCCATTTTTTTCCATAAATCCTTTGGGAATTTGTCGTCTAAATCAATTTGATCGGCAATGGGTCCTATTTCTTTGACCATAAATTCTCGAACATTTTTCTGAATCATTTTTTGTTCTTTATTTAATTCAAAATCCATAAGTAATCTCCGGCACCCTTATGACTCACGAGTCAAGTAAACCAGGCTTTGTTTATTCAATAATGACCAACACCTGTTTTGAGGCAACCTTATCATGCTCTGATACTTTAATTTCTTTAACTTTTCCAGCAGTTCTGGTAGGAATTGAATTATTCATCTTCATCGACTCAAGAACAATAACATCTTGATTTTCTGTCACTTTATCGCCAATCTCAACAAGGACTTCTACAACTGTTCCAGGCATTGGTGCAACAATTTCTGTACTCATTTATCTGTTCCTTTTTATTTATATTTTAATTAAAAGTTTTCTAAATGGGATCAAAGGTACGGAGCCAAATCGAGAATAAGGGGTCGGGCTTTTGTTATTGACGTTATCGAGTAAAAAGATGTTCACAACCAGGAACGAAAACGATAATGTTGATAACGAAAGCCCGACCCCACGCAAATCAGACTTGTAAGTTCCGGATCTGCACAAAATTATCTTTTTCCTGTGATTTCAGGATCAAGATCAACAGTTTCAGACCATTCCCTAGGAAATATCTGCCATGGTTCTTCACCACGTTTGGCTTTTTTCTCAGCAAGACCTTTACGTTTATATTCTGGCCTTGGCTTTTTGGGAATTCTTCCGTTTAGAATTGACTCTGATCTTAAACGTCTGCCAATGGTCTTTTCCCAGTTTTTCCCCAGAGCAAGTACCCTGTCAACGTCGATCCCTGTATCAATACTCATTTCATCCATCATTACCAGCATATCCTCAAGGCTTGTCAACCCTACTATATTAGGATCTTTATAATAGTACTCACCCGTTCCCCTTACCGGTGTACGGTCGATAAAATTAGTTGGCTGTCCCCCAATACCGCCCAGGACTCCTTCATGGATATCAACACCTGCCTGCAAAGCTGCCAAGACGTTTGCAAGTCCCCAGCCCCTTGTAACATGAAAATGTGCAATATGAAGGTCTGTGTTTGGGAGCTCATCTATTATCATTGAAAAATAACGGTAAACCTGATCCGGCGGGGCAGAACCGTCATGATCTGCATGTTCGATATCATCTGCACCAATATTCAACCAGTGCTTGGTAAAATCAAGAGCATCTTCAAAACGTGTGGGACCGGAAATCGGGCTTCCCCAGATGGTACTTACTGTGCCAAAAACTCTAATACCAACATCATGACATTTTTCAATACACCTCCGGGCTTCTTCCCAATATTCAGGAAGCGTGGTTCCAGAATTGGCAAAATGATGTTCTTCATCCGTAGAGACCATCATGCCGATACGATCCGGACCCCATCCTTCTTTTTTAGCAGCTACAGCTCTATCCACACCGGTTTCCCGAATGGCTACGGCAGTCAATTCAATATCATCAAAATTAATTCCTCTACGAGATAAACGACGGCTGTCCCGTACACGTTTGAACAGCTCTTCGACATCCCTGAACTGTGGAAGAAAGGCAGGATTTGCCAAATTTGAAATTTCCAATCTCGTAAAACCTGCAAGAATTGCCTCTTCGACATAGTAAACCTTGGCATCAATGGGAATAAAATGTTCCTCATGCTGAAGCCCTTCCCTTACGGATATATCTCCTATACGAACTTTTTTCGGGTAATTTAATTTAAATTTATCATACATAATAAAGACCTTTTAATTTTGTAAAAATTATTTGAGCGTAACCTTTTTGCTTTTTAAAATTTAAAATTTCCAAAATTCGATTCAGTTATCGGACTCAAAAGTGCTATTTCAAAAGCAGTTGCCAGAACATCCCTGGAGTCCTTGAAAGGAATTGTTCCGTCATGGAAAAGCCGGGCTTCTGTGTAAAAAGGATGAGCCTGGAAGTTGTATTTTTCTATCATCATTTCTTCAAATTCTTTAAATTCCTCCTCGCTTTTTTCCTCACCTCGCTTTTTGACATTTGCTCTTTCAAGTGTCGTCAGAATTTTGCCTGCAGTTTCACCGGACATAACTGAAGTACGTCCCCGAATGGTGTTAAAAATAAAGTTTGGATCATAGGCTCTTCCACACATACCATAATTTGCTGCACCGTGATCCGGTCCAATGATCCATTGAATTTTTGGGACATTGGAGCAGGCCGCTGCCCTTACCATGTTCGCACCGTATTTTCCTATACCTGCATATTCTTCCTCGGTACCGACCATATAACCAGGCGAATTTTGGATATAAAGAATCGGTATTTTTTGAGAACTGCACCGTATGACCCATTCTGTCGCCTTTCTGGCAGCATCTACGAAGATTACTCCAATACCGTTGCTGGCAACTACCCCCACAGGAATACCCTTAAGATGCATTTTCCCGCAAACAATATTATCACCCCTTCCTGGATTGTATTCACGTTTATATTCACTGAATTTTCCGTCATCAGCAATACAGCAAAGAACCTCCCGTACTTTGATTCCTGTACGAGTATCCCTTGGCAACACTTCATACAGATGTTCAGCAGGATATTTTGCAGGTTTTGTTTTCCGTCTTTCGATATGCAATTTCTGTTTTGGATCGCTGGACAGCAGTTCTCTCAGCTTTTCAAGACCTTCATCCTGGGTTCTGACAAAATGATCAGCTCCACCGGATATACCTGTATGAACTCCGGCACCGCCAAGATCCTCCATGGTTACTTCCTCACCAATAGCCGATTTAACCATTGGCGGCCCACCCAGAAAAGAATAGGACATCTTATCAATCATGATTGATTCACAGGCAAGATAAACTGTATATGCCCCGCCAGCTGTGTTACCTCCTGTGCTAAGAGTATATTGTTTTAATCCTTTAGCCGACATTCTGCACATATTGAAAAAAAACCTGCCAAACTGACCCTGTCCAGGGAACACACGATCCTGCATGGGCAGAAAACCCCCGGCTGAATCACCAATATAAACACAGGGGACTCCACATTGTTCAGCAATATTCTGTGCCCGCAGGTGTTTTTTACAATTGATGGGATAGTATGCACCAGCCTTTACACGGCTGTCATTGGCTATGATCATTACCCAGTTATCATGAACCTTTCCTAATCCTGTGCACAGTCCTGCTGAAGGCACATCCTTTGTTGACTCGTAATTGATGCCGAAACCTGCTCCTCTGCTCAGTTCTATAAATTTGGTTTCAGGATCAATCAACTGCTTAATCAACTGCCTGACCGGTTTTTTCCCCTGTTTTGCCAGACGGTCTATTTGTTTTTGACCCCCAGGATTATAAGCTTTTTCCCATAACTCATAGATTTTCTTTTCCTCATTAACCCAGTGATTTTTGTTTTTTTCATATTCTGATATTTTTTTTGTCATTGCCTGTACCTCAAATTTTATTAAAAATTAAAAGCTTAATGACCAATGAAGGTCTGAACTTTATTGCACGAACTATTTGACAAGTATCAAACATACTAGGTGCAGGGTGATTAAGACCATAACAGGTTCAAAGAGAGCTTATTTTTTTTGTGACTATAGGTTTTCATTTAAATATAAGTCTATTTACGAACACTCCTCATTTCAAAACCCCGCATAATAACACAATATATAATTTTTATATGTTTAAAAAACATTAAAATATAAATCTCCCTCAAATTTATTCATTGTTTTTTTTGATGGCATTAATAAAAAGAACAGAAAATTCTTCTCCCATCTTTATAAGGTCATAGTTTCTGTTAAAAATAATCCGGGGAATGAGAATATGATCAATGGTTCCAAAAAGAAAATTTCTACAAAGATTAAAGTTAATGTTTTCACTGAAAATATTATCTTTCTGCCCTTTTATTATAAGGTATTTAATTTTTTCAAAGATATTATCTAGTATTTTGTTGCCTTTGGATTTATAAAAATTTTTATTGGTCCTCAGCATAAAGACAAGAATAGTCGAATAATTTTTTTCGTTATTGTAAAACTTAAAAATTTTAGAAATTATCACCTTTATTTTTCTTTCAGGATTATTTTCGCTTATATTACTGTACAGGTCTCCAAGTTTTTTAACAGGTATGTCAATCAAAAGATTCTCTTTATTTTTATAATACTCATAGACTGTGCCCTCACCTACTCCTGCCTTTTTTGCAATTTCCAGCATGCTTGTTCCGCTAAATCCCTTTATTGCAAAAATGGCAGTTGCAGCAATTATGATTTCCTTTTTTCTGACTTCTTTTTTGCTTAACGGCTTTTTTTGTATGTTGTCCGGCTTAACTGAATTCATAACCATCTTGTATATATCTTCGGCCTGATCCAGTGAATTAACTGAGTCCCTTATTATCCAATTTATGGCAATATGGTCAACAGTACCAAGGATGATATCCCGTAAGATGGCCGGAGATGATATGTTGCAAAAGCTTCCATCAGACAAACCCTCTTTAATAATATTGGTTATGATATTGGCATAATTCTGAAGAGATATGTATGCACTTGATTTATAAAATTCTGGATAAGACCTTGTTTCAAGAATTATTTTAATTTCTTTTTTACTTTTCGAATATGACTTGCAGTGAAACCAGATGGCCTTTCTTAATTTGTTTCCAGCACTCTGAATTCCTTCAAGGTGCTCTTCTAATTCTAAACAATTTAAATCCAGATAATTTTTAATTATTGTGAATAGTATTTTTTCCTTGTTTTTAAAGTACGTATATACGCCTGAAGTCCCTATTCCGGCAGATTTTGCAATCTCGGCAACCGTAGCTTCTGCAAAACTTTTTTCTGAAAAAATTCTTATTGCGGATTCAAGAATTTTTTTTCTCTTTTTCTCAGTTTTTTTTGTGATATTCTTCTTAATATTGAATCCTCCTCATAAATATATTAGTTGCTGAGGAGAATTCAAAACACAGTCGAACAATAAAGTCAAGAGGTTTTTTAAAACATGTGCGGTTTGACAGCATCTATGCCATAGATAGCGGACATTCAAAGGGATTAATAACTGCGGGTGGTTATTGAGAAAATTATTTTATTCAGTTTCCTTAAAGACCGACCCTGGACATTTTTGTATAAAGCCATGATCGGCTGATTCCCAGTATTCTTGCAGCCTGGGCTTTATTTCCATCAGTCTTTTTTAAAGCAGCTTGAATGGTAAGCTTTTCGTAATTTTCCCGACT
This genomic window from Thermodesulfobacteriota bacterium contains:
- a CDS encoding Zn-ribbon domain-containing OB-fold protein, encoding MEYPLTFGQYNKALKKNTLLGLKCKQCGKITCPPQMRCPECSSLDLEVVDLSGTGTIQTYTTIYIAAENRGNEVPYVIVLVKLAEGPWIMGNLYDIDPDKANIELIGKEVKMGNRVFPGDKYSNGDAARPVFSFLD
- a CDS encoding thiolase domain-containing protein, which produces MRKVAVIGTGHTDFGFDSPKTGLELFCEAATDAMEEAKVQPEDIQALYCGNGLSDFSEGQIMIQSYIADALGCHNIPATRFEAACASATVAIRDAYMWVASGFYDVVLVGGTEKATAMGTALATRTFAMGTDARYEFPAGLTFPGFFGLLANLYIKKYNVPFERLREQMSLVSVQSHFYGMKNSHAQFKKEITADQVKNSFMVASPLTLLDCCPFSDGAAALVIASEDKAKDLCDKPVYIAGTGQASSGMLSSQYKDIPRLKARDISIKQAYDMAGVGPEEIDVCELHDCFSIASIIAAESLGFAEFGKGGELWEREESRIGGKIPINISGGLKSKGHPIGATGASQTVEIVKQLRGDLVDEGRQVEGANVGLVDTLGGDGIICNIILKTE
- a CDS encoding MaoC family dehydratase, whose product is MQFEIGKSFNDIEIGENASFSKTITEADIYLFAGICGDFNPMHINEEYASKTPFKSRIAHAPLTQSLIAPVLGTKLPGLGTVALELFSRFRAPVYIGDTITATAEVKEKLEEKKWVRMKLTFLNQKQKLVAEGEALVMPPTPKT
- a CDS encoding acyl-CoA dehydrogenase family protein gives rise to the protein MDFELNKEQKMIQKNVREFMVKEIGPIADQIDLDDKFPKDLWKKMGDLGLLGLTLPEAYGGSEYDIFTSALVMEQMGRISPAVALSYGTHVNLCAHNLEKNATEGQKLRYLPGLCSGDLIGCLGLTEPDAGSDAVGIKTTAVKNGNGFILNGSKMFITNAPIADIALVYAKTDPEKGAKGITAFIVEKEFSGFSVSGKLEKIGHRGSPTGELVFNDCFVPEENVLGKINEGIKVMMRGLDVERAVVAAMALGIGEAALELALQYSKQRHQFGEPICNFQLIKAKLADMYTELEAARFMVYRAAVMAGKAKDGGKGTEVHKVAAAAILFTAETVSRAVNQSLQIHGGYGYTLDYPINRFYRDAKLYEIGAGTSEIRRIVIGNELIKRGLRYS
- a CDS encoding acetyl-CoA carboxylase biotin carboxyl carrier protein subunit gives rise to the protein MSTEIVAPMPGTVVEVLVEIGDKVTENQDVIVLESMKMNNSIPTRTAGKVKEIKVSEHDKVASKQVLVIIE
- a CDS encoding pyruvate carboxyltransferase, whose translation is MYDKFKLNYPKKVRIGDISVREGLQHEEHFIPIDAKVYYVEEAILAGFTRLEISNLANPAFLPQFRDVEELFKRVRDSRRLSRRGINFDDIELTAVAIRETGVDRAVAAKKEGWGPDRIGMMVSTDEEHHFANSGTTLPEYWEEARRCIEKCHDVGIRVFGTVSTIWGSPISGPTRFEDALDFTKHWLNIGADDIEHADHDGSAPPDQVYRYFSMIIDELPNTDLHIAHFHVTRGWGLANVLAALQAGVDIHEGVLGGIGGQPTNFIDRTPVRGTGEYYYKDPNIVGLTSLEDMLVMMDEMSIDTGIDVDRVLALGKNWEKTIGRRLRSESILNGRIPKKPRPEYKRKGLAEKKAKRGEEPWQIFPREWSETVDLDPEITGKR
- a CDS encoding carboxyl transferase domain-containing protein; amino-acid sequence: MTKKISEYEKNKNHWVNEEKKIYELWEKAYNPGGQKQIDRLAKQGKKPVRQLIKQLIDPETKFIELSRGAGFGINYESTKDVPSAGLCTGLGKVHDNWVMIIANDSRVKAGAYYPINCKKHLRAQNIAEQCGVPCVYIGDSAGGFLPMQDRVFPGQGQFGRFFFNMCRMSAKGLKQYTLSTGGNTAGGAYTVYLACESIMIDKMSYSFLGGPPMVKSAIGEEVTMEDLGGAGVHTGISGGADHFVRTQDEGLEKLRELLSSDPKQKLHIERRKTKPAKYPAEHLYEVLPRDTRTGIKVREVLCCIADDGKFSEYKREYNPGRGDNIVCGKMHLKGIPVGVVASNGIGVIFVDAARKATEWVIRCSSQKIPILYIQNSPGYMVGTEEEYAGIGKYGANMVRAAACSNVPKIQWIIGPDHGAANYGMCGRAYDPNFIFNTIRGRTSVMSGETAGKILTTLERANVKKRGEEKSEEEFKEFEEMMIEKYNFQAHPFYTEARLFHDGTIPFKDSRDVLATAFEIALLSPITESNFGNFKF
- a CDS encoding TetR/AcrR family transcriptional regulator, whose amino-acid sequence is MVMNSVKPDNIQKKPLSKKEVRKKEIIIAATAIFAIKGFSGTSMLEIAKKAGVGEGTVYEYYKNKENLLIDIPVKKLGDLYSNISENNPERKIKVIISKIFKFYNNEKNYSTILVFMLRTNKNFYKSKGNKILDNIFEKIKYLIIKGQKDNIFSENINFNLCRNFLFGTIDHILIPRIIFNRNYDLIKMGEEFSVLFINAIKKNNE